The window CGGTGCTCGCTCCGGCGGCGAGCATGTCGAGAACGTCAGTCACGCGAATCCGCATCCCGCGAACGCAGGGTCGTCCCCCGCAATGGTCCGGGTCGACGGTGATACGATCGGTGAGCTTGACCATGGATCCTCCGAAGCTGAAGCGGCGTCTGAAGATAGCCGAGTCTCCCGGACCTCCTCAACGCCGATACCGGGACGCCGGCGCCTCGCAGGGTCTACAAGAAGGCTTTCTACCAAAGCGTTTGCTGCTGCCGCGTAATGACTTAGCGGCTCGGAGGCTGCCCGGCTTGCGCCGACCAGTTCCCGCAGACCATGACGCTCGCGCAGCAGACACGCCAACCGTTGGGCCGCAAGATCTGACGGTGCTGGCTCAGCTAGCCTTTTCGATCTTCTCGCCGCGTAGGATTGCACCTCCCTCGCGGACACTGTCCATGAGCTCGGCAAACAGCTCGTCGCTCATCTCAACTCGTCCTCCCACGAGTGCCCTCAGCACCTTCTCGGGTCGTCTCGACGAGGCTGAAGCTCCTCTGGTCACCGCGGGCCCAGCGCCCCGCCGACGGCCTGGTCGACTCCATGGCGCAGGATCGACCCAG of the Gemmatimonadota bacterium genome contains:
- a CDS encoding DUF433 domain-containing protein; this translates as MVKLTDRITVDPDHCGGRPCVRGMRIRVTDVLDMLAAGASTAEILADYPDLEPEDIEASLKYASRQLDHPIVAA